Proteins encoded together in one Triticum dicoccoides isolate Atlit2015 ecotype Zavitan chromosome 7B, WEW_v2.0, whole genome shotgun sequence window:
- the LOC119335535 gene encoding NAC domain-containing protein 22-like: MERRGGAAAPSLELPGFRFHPTEEELLEFYLKHHVTSSSKNHQVRAPFDIIPTVHLYRHDPWDLPGLAAIASEREWYFFVPRDGARKHAASGGGGSGRPSRTTERGFWKATGSDRAVRCAADPKRLVGLKKTLVYYQGRAPRGTKTDWVMNEYRLPDLAGAGAGEQQDVVLCKVYRKAVSLKELEQRVAMEELARARSSPPTATASRSLSHCSAGSPDVSSASEVAHEAAVQHHGVKKEEAVAVAVARPEAMRLPQLETARGGLEWMQDPFLTQLRSPWMEGLCLSPYYASSVLNF; this comes from the coding sequence ATGGAgcggcgaggaggagcggcggcgcCGTCGCTGGAGCTGCCGGGGTTCCGCTTCCACCCcacggaggaggagctgctggagtTCTACCTCAAGCACCACGTCACCAGCAGCAGCAAGAATCATCAGGTCAGGGCGCCGTTCGACATCATCCCCACGGTGCACCTGTACCGGCACGACCCCTGGGACCTCCCGGGGCTGGCCGCCATCGCCAGCGAGCGGGAGTGGTACTTCTTCGTGCCCCGCGACGGCGCCCGGAAGCAcgcggcgtccggcggcggcggcagcgggcgccCGAGCCGCACCACGGAGCGCGGGTTCTGGAAGGCCACGGGGTCCGACCGCGCCGTGCGCTGCGCCGCCGACCCCAAGCGCCTCGTCGGGCTCAAGAAGACGCTCGTCTATTACCAGGGCCGCGCGCCGCGGGGCACCAAGACCGACTGGGTCATGAACGAGTACCGGCTGCCCGACcttgccggcgccggcgccggcgagcagCAGGACGTGGTGCTCTGCAAGGTGTACCGCAAGGCCGTGTCGCTCAAGGAGCTGGAGCAGCGGGTGGCCATGGAGGAGCTCGCGCGCGCGCGCTCCTCCCCGCCCACCGCCACGGCCTCGCGCTCCCTCTCCCACTGCAGCGCCGGCTCGCCCGACGTCTCGTCCGCGTCGGAGGTCGCCCACGAGGCCGCCGTGCAGCACCACGGGGTGAAGAAGGAGGAggccgtggcggtggcggtggcgaggcCGGAGGCGATGCGGCTGCCGCAGCTGGAGACGGCGAGGGGCGGGCTGGAGTGGATGCAGGACCCGTTCCTGACGCAGCTGAGGAGCCCCTGGATGGAGGGCCTCTGCTTGTCTCCCTACTACGCCAGCAGCGTCCTCAACTTCTAG